The following proteins are encoded in a genomic region of Nerophis lumbriciformis linkage group LG23, RoL_Nlum_v2.1, whole genome shotgun sequence:
- the LOC133622515 gene encoding sodium/potassium-transporting ATPase subunit alpha-1, giving the protein MGLGRGKNEYELAPTTDGDSKKSKKAKEKKNMDDLKKEVDLDDHKLTLDELHRKYGTDLTRGLTATRAKEVLARDGPNALTPPPTTPEWVKFCRQLFGGFSMLLWIGAVLCFIAYGIQASYEDEPANDNLYLGVVLSAVVIITGCFSYYQEAKSSKIMESFKNLVPQQALVIRDGEKNSINAEDVVAGDLVEVKGGDRIPADLRIISAHGCKVDNSSLTGESEPQTRTPDFSNDNPLETRNIAFFSTNCVEGTARGIVINTGDRTVMGRIATLASSLEGGKTPIAVEIEHFIHIITGVAVFLGVSFFILSLILGYGWLEAVIFLIGIIVANVPEGLLATVTVCLTLTAKRMAKKNCLVKNLEAVETLGSTSTICSDKTGTLTQNRMTVAHMWFDNQIHEADTTENQSGTSFDRSSDTWSALSRIAGLCNRAVFLAEQGNIPILKRDVAGDASEAALLKCIELCCGSVKGIREKYSKLAEIPFNSTNKYQLSVHKNSTPGETKHLLVMKGAPERILDRCSTIMLQGKEQPLDEELKDAFQNAYVELGGLGERVLGFCHFNLPDDQFPEGFAFDTEEVNFPTEKLCFVGLMSMIDPPRAAVPDAVGKCRSAGIKVIMVTGDHPITAKAIAKGVGIISEGNETVEDIAARLNVPVSEVNPRDAKACVVHGGELKEMTTEHLDDILKYHTEIVFARTSPQQKLIIVEGCQRQGAIVAVTGDGVNDSPALKKADIGVAMGIAGSDVSKQAADMILLDDNFASIVTGVEEGRLIFDNLKKSIAYTLTSNIPEISPFLLFIIANIPLPLGTVTILCIDLGTDMVPAISLAYEAAESDIMKRQPRNPKTDKLVNERLISIAYGQIGMMQATAGFFAYFVILAENGFLPMDLIGIRVHWDDRHVNDLEDSYGQQWTYERRKIVEFTCHTAFFASIVIVQWADLIICKTRRNSILQQGMRNRILIFGLFEETALAAFLSYCPGMDVALRMYPLKPYWWLCAFPYSLLIFLYDEARRYILRRNPGGWVERETYY; this is encoded by the exons GATGATCACAAGCTCACCTTGGATGAACTTCACAGGAAGTACGGAACCGACCTCACTAGG GGTCTGACCGCCACCAGAGCAAAGGAGGTGCTGGCCCGTGATGGCCCGAATGCTCTCACCCCTCCACCCACTACACCTGAGTGGGTCAAGTTCTGCAGACAG CTTTTTGGCGGTTTCTCCATGCTTCTCTGGATTGGCGCCGTCCTCTGCTTCATCGCATACGGGATCCAGGCTTCCTATGAAGACGAACCCGCTAATGATAAT TTGTACCTTGGCGTTGTGCTCTCTGCTGTTGTCATCATCACTGGTTGCTTCTCCTATTACCAAGAGGCCAAGAGCTCCAAAATCATGGAGTCATTCAAAAACCTGGTCCCACAG CAAGCTTTGGTTATTCGTGACGGAGAGAAGAACAGCATTAACGCTGAGGACGTGGTGGCTGGAGACCTGGTGGAGGTGAAAGGTGGTGACAGGATCCCTGCTGATCTGCGAATCATCTCCGCCCATGGGTGCAAG GTGGACAACTCCTCTTTGACGGGTGAATCCGAGCCACAGACCCGTACTCCAGATTTCTCCAATGACAACCCACTGGAGACCAGGAATATTGCTTTCTTCTCTACCAACTGTGTTGAag GCACAGCCAGAGGAATCGTCATCAACACCGGAGACCGCACTGTCATGGGTCGCATCGCCACACTGGCTTCCAGTTTGGAAGGCGGAAAAACTCCCATTGCCGTTGAGATTGAGCACTTTATCCACATCATCACTGGTGTGGCTGTATTCCTTGGCGTGTCTTTCTTCATTCTCTCCCTTATACTTGGGTATGGGTGGCTTGAGGCAGTCATCTTCCTTATTGGAATCATTGTTGCCAACGTTCCAGAGGGTCTACTGGCAACCGTCACT GTGTGTCTGACTCTGACTGCCAAGCGTATGGCCAAGAAGAACTGTTTAGTAAAGAACCTGGAAGCCGTTGAGACGCTGGGGTCCACATCCACCATCTGTTCAGATAAGACCGGCACCTTGACCCAAAATAGGATGACAGTGGCGCACATGTGGTTCGACAACCAGATTCACGAGGCTGACACCACTGAGAACCAGAGCGGCACATCCTTTGACAGGAGCTCTGATACCTGGTCTGCCCTATCCAGAATTGCTGGACTCTGTAACCGAGCTGTCTTCCTGGCCGAGCAAGGCAACATTCCTATTCTGAAG AGGGACGTAGCCGGTGATGCTTCTGAGGCTGCCCTGCTCAAATGTATCGAGTTGTGCTGTGGATCTGTCAAGGGCATACGAGAAAAATATTCCAAGCTTGCTGAAATACCCTTCAACTCTACTAACAAGTACCAG CTTTCCGTCCATAAAAACTCAACCCCAGGAGAGACCAAGCATCTGCTGGTCATGAAAGGTGCTCCTGAGAGGATTTTGGACCGCTGCTCCACCATCATGTTGCAGGGCAAAGAACAGCCGCTGGATGAGGAACTGAAAGATGCTTTTCAAAACGCCTATGTTGAGCTTGGAGGACTTGGAGAGAGAGTTCTGG GTTTCTGCCATTTCAACCTGCCCGATGACCAGTTCCCAGAGGGCTTTGCATTCGACACCGAAGAGGTGAACTTTCCCACAGAGAAGTTGTGCTTCGTCGGCCTCATGTCCATGATTGATCCTCCTCGTGCGGCCGTGCCAGATGCTGTTGGCAAATGCAGAAGCGCTGGAATCAAG GTTATTATGGTAACTGGTGATCATCCAATCACAGCCAAGGCAATCGCCAAGGGTGTAGGCATCATCTCAGAGGGCAACGAGACAGTTGAAGACATTGCGGCTCGCCTGAATGTTCCAGTGTCAGAGGTCAATCCTAG GGACGCAAAGGCCTGTGTGGTCCACGGTGGCGAGCTGAAGGAGATGACCACCGAGCATCTTGACGATATTCTGAAGTACCACACTGAAATTGTCTTCGCCAGAACCTCGCCGCAGCAGAAACTAATCATTGTGGAGGGCTGCCAGCGACAG GGAGCCATTGTTGCTGTGACTGGTGATGGCGTCAACGACTCTCCAGCTCTGAAGAAAGCTGACATTGGTGTCGCCATGGGAATTGCTGGATCTGATGTCTCTAAGCAAGCGGCGGACATGATTCTGCTGGATGACAACTTTGCTTCCATTGttacaggagtggaagaag GTCGTCtgatctttgacaacttgaagaaGTCCATCGCTTACACTCTGACCAGTAACATCCCTGAGATTTCACCCTTCCTCCTCTTCATCATCGCCAACATCCCCCTGCCCCTGGGAACCGTCACCATCCTCTGTATCGACCTGGGAACTGACATG GTCCCTGCCATTTCCCTGGCTTACGAAGCTGCTGAAAGTGACATCATGAAGAGACAGCCCAGAAACCCCAAAACGGACAAGCTGGTGAACGAAAGGCTTATCAGCATCGCCTATGGGCAGATTG GTATGATGCAGGCCACAGCGGGCTTCTTTGCATACTTTGTAATACTGGCAGAAAACGGCTTTCTGCCCATGGACCTGATCGGAATTCGAGTGCACTGGGATGACAGACATGTGAATGACCTGGAGGACAGCTATGGGCAGCAGTGG ACATACGAACGCAGAAAAATTGTTGAGTTCACCTGCCACACAGCCTTCTTTGCCAGTATTGTCATCGTGCAGTGGGCTGATCTGATCATCTGCAAGACAAGGAGGAACTCCATCCTGCAGCAGGGAATGAG AAACCGCATCCTTATCTTTGGACTCTTTGAGGAGACCGCCCTGGCTGCCTTCCTGTCATACTGCCCTGGCATGGACGTCGCCCTCAGAATGTACCCCCTCAA ACCATACTGGTGGTTATGTGCCTTCCCATACTCACTGCTCATCTTCCTCTACGACGAGGCCAGAAGATACATCCTCAGACGCAACCCAGGCG GTTGGGTGGAGAGAGAGACGTACTACTGA